Proteins from a genomic interval of Caldicellulosiruptor diazotrophicus:
- a CDS encoding dihydroorotate dehydrogenase electron transfer subunit: MKLLDVEIEENVKIANDIFLLSFESEYLAENFKPGNFVNILIDKESIYPLLRRPFSISFVEGKRVYIGYKVVGKGTKLLSQKSKGEVIDILGPLGNSFLTDTFDGKVAVIGGGVGIFPLLVLCKELKNRGNKVDVFLGFRDLNSMFLVEGFKDICDNTLIATDDGSRGYKGSVVELFKANVSNEEYKVVFCCGPKPMLKAIKNLNLPVKCYASLEEKMACGIGACLCCSIKGKDDKMYHVCSDGPVFDIMEVEIE; this comes from the coding sequence ATGAAGCTATTAGACGTTGAAATTGAAGAAAATGTAAAGATTGCAAATGATATATTTCTTCTATCCTTTGAATCTGAATATTTAGCAGAAAATTTTAAACCGGGCAATTTTGTGAATATTCTAATTGATAAAGAGAGCATCTATCCTCTTTTGAGAAGACCTTTTAGCATCTCTTTTGTTGAGGGAAAAAGGGTTTATATTGGTTACAAAGTGGTAGGTAAAGGTACAAAACTTCTTTCTCAAAAATCAAAAGGAGAGGTTATTGATATCTTGGGTCCACTTGGAAATTCATTTTTGACAGACACATTCGACGGTAAGGTTGCTGTGATTGGAGGGGGGGTCGGGATTTTCCCTCTTCTTGTCCTCTGTAAAGAGCTCAAAAATAGAGGTAATAAAGTTGATGTATTTCTTGGATTCAGAGATTTAAACTCAATGTTTTTGGTAGAAGGATTTAAGGACATTTGTGACAATACCTTAATAGCAACAGATGATGGCAGTAGAGGTTATAAAGGGAGTGTTGTTGAGCTTTTTAAAGCCAATGTTTCAAATGAAGAATATAAGGTTGTTTTTTGCTGTGGTCCGAAGCCTATGTTAAAGGCGATTAAAAATCTTAATCTTCCTGTAAAATGTTATGCCTCTTTAGAGGAAAAAATGGCGTGCGGGATAGGCGCATGTCTTTGCTGCAGTATAAAAGGAAAAGATGACAAAATGTATCATGTGTGTTCAGATGGCCCTGTTTTTGATATAATGGAGGTTGAGATTGAATGA